One window from the genome of Fodinicurvata sediminis DSM 21159 encodes:
- the xth gene encoding exodeoxyribonuclease III, with protein MSLKIATWNVNSLRQRLPHLERLSKEHAPDVLCLQETKVDDPLFPGEALAEMGYQHQAFRGQKSYNGVAIVSRIPFEKRDHRIWCQKDDKRHVEVELPGGLELHNFYVPSGGPDPDPDKNDKFAHKLSFLEEMAHWAKSNTRGRKVLIVGDLNVAPLENDVWNHKRLVRSVGHTPGESQRMADLLDAGALVDVPRHFTPPDQPLYSWWGYRYPLAFQKDYGWRLDHALASQPLMPEIQRIKTLRDMRGWEKPSDHVPVLVELAT; from the coding sequence GTGAGCCTGAAAATCGCAACCTGGAACGTGAATTCCCTGCGCCAGCGCCTGCCCCATCTGGAACGCCTGTCCAAGGAGCACGCCCCTGACGTCCTCTGCCTCCAGGAAACCAAGGTGGACGACCCCCTGTTCCCGGGCGAGGCCCTGGCTGAGATGGGATACCAGCATCAAGCCTTCCGTGGACAGAAGAGCTACAATGGCGTGGCCATTGTCTCACGCATTCCCTTCGAGAAGCGGGATCACAGGATCTGGTGCCAGAAGGACGACAAGCGCCATGTGGAAGTGGAACTTCCCGGCGGCCTGGAACTGCACAATTTCTATGTTCCCTCGGGTGGACCAGACCCGGATCCGGACAAGAACGATAAATTCGCCCACAAGCTGTCCTTTCTCGAGGAAATGGCCCACTGGGCGAAATCCAACACACGCGGGCGGAAAGTCCTGATCGTCGGCGATTTGAACGTGGCCCCCTTGGAGAACGACGTCTGGAATCACAAGCGCCTGGTCCGCAGCGTCGGTCACACGCCGGGCGAATCTCAGCGCATGGCCGATCTGCTCGATGCTGGGGCCCTTGTGGACGTTCCCCGACATTTCACCCCACCGGACCAGCCGCTCTACAGCTGGTGGGGCTATCGCTATCCCTTGGCCTTCCAGAAGGACTATGGCTGGCGCCTGGACCATGCCCTGGCTTCCCAGCCCCTGATGCCGGAAATCCAGCGAATCAAGACCCTGCGCGACATGCGTGGCTGGGAGAAACCCTCGGATCACGTCCCGGTCCTGGTCGAACTGGCTACATGA
- a CDS encoding response regulator transcription factor, producing the protein MRAAAPRKILLVDDDAELRTTLGEQLRLHEEFVIQEAESGAEGLKIGREEYHDALLLDVGLPDMDGRDLCRLLRRAGVKAPIIMLTAMDSDADTILGLESGANDYVTKPFRLAVLMARLRAQLRQHDHSENAVLSIGPYSFHPVSKSLVHSESGRKIRLTEKETQILRYLHRAGARAVPRDTLLDEVWGYNAGVTTHTLETHIYRLRQKIEQDPSDAKVLITEPGGYRLLP; encoded by the coding sequence ATGCGCGCCGCGGCTCCACGCAAGATACTGCTGGTCGATGATGACGCAGAGTTGCGCACGACGCTGGGCGAACAGCTGCGCCTGCACGAGGAATTCGTTATCCAGGAAGCCGAAAGTGGGGCCGAGGGCCTGAAGATCGGGCGTGAGGAGTACCATGATGCCCTGCTTCTGGACGTCGGCCTACCGGACATGGATGGGCGTGATCTCTGTCGCCTGCTGCGACGGGCCGGGGTGAAGGCGCCGATCATCATGCTGACGGCCATGGACAGCGATGCCGATACCATTTTGGGCCTGGAATCCGGCGCCAATGACTATGTAACCAAGCCGTTCCGCCTGGCTGTGCTCATGGCCCGGCTGCGGGCGCAACTGCGCCAGCATGATCATAGCGAGAATGCCGTTCTGTCCATCGGACCCTACAGCTTCCACCCGGTCTCCAAATCCCTGGTGCACAGCGAAAGCGGCCGCAAGATTCGCCTGACCGAGAAGGAAACGCAGATTCTGCGCTATCTCCATCGTGCCGGTGCGCGTGCTGTTCCGCGGGACACCTTGCTGGACGAGGTCTGGGGGTACAATGCGGGCGTCACAACCCATACGCTGGAAACGCATATCTATCGACTGCGACAGAAGATCGAGCAGGATCCTTCCGATGCCAAGGTCCTGATCACCGAGCCGGGCGGCTACCGCCTGTTGCCGTAA
- a CDS encoding alpha/beta hydrolase: protein MNDVTWRGWDKAELDRQLNQRQHTPEHSQHFSRWAAESAVAREELAVRRDLAYGKGPLQKLDYFLPSEAGAPLLAFIHGGYWQSLDKGDFSFPASAFKEAGFAYASINYDMAPHVSIPEMVKQIRDAVAWLHEHAEELQFDPDRLVLAGHSAGGHLAVMALLTDWQADYGLPPDTLKGVGSISGLYDLAPLAQSYQQPILQLDEAAVQAASPQYNIPPASVRRLPKLFMAVGRAETEEFQQQQRDFAQAWKAAGQTSETLELPGRNHFSIVDSLADSRHAVFRALCRLAD, encoded by the coding sequence ATGAATGATGTTACCTGGCGCGGCTGGGACAAGGCGGAACTTGACCGTCAATTGAACCAGCGCCAGCACACGCCCGAGCACAGCCAGCACTTCAGCCGCTGGGCGGCCGAAAGCGCCGTCGCGCGCGAGGAACTGGCGGTTCGTCGGGATCTGGCCTATGGTAAGGGACCTCTGCAGAAGCTGGACTACTTCCTGCCTAGTGAGGCTGGGGCGCCGCTGCTTGCCTTCATCCATGGCGGATACTGGCAGTCTCTGGACAAGGGCGACTTCAGCTTTCCCGCAAGTGCCTTCAAGGAGGCCGGGTTTGCCTATGCTTCGATCAATTATGACATGGCGCCGCATGTGAGCATTCCGGAGATGGTGAAGCAGATACGCGATGCCGTGGCCTGGCTTCACGAGCATGCCGAGGAACTGCAGTTTGACCCTGACCGCCTGGTCCTGGCTGGGCATTCGGCAGGCGGTCACCTGGCGGTCATGGCCTTGCTGACAGATTGGCAGGCGGACTACGGCTTGCCGCCCGACACCCTGAAGGGCGTGGGGTCGATTTCCGGGCTCTATGATCTGGCACCCCTGGCACAGAGCTACCAGCAGCCCATTCTGCAGCTGGATGAAGCGGCTGTGCAGGCGGCCAGCCCCCAGTACAACATTCCCCCGGCATCAGTTCGCCGGTTGCCCAAGCTTTTCATGGCCGTCGGACGGGCGGAAACCGAGGAATTCCAGCAGCAGCAACGGGATTTCGCGCAGGCCTGGAAGGCGGCGGGCCAGACGTCCGAAACCCTGGAACTGCCGGGTCGCAATCACTTCAGCATTGTCGACAGCCTGGCGGACAGCCGGCATGCTGTATTCAGGGCCCTTTGCCGGCTTGCAGACTGA
- the ribA gene encoding GTP cyclohydrolase II — protein sequence MNEFPVNSPLSGPDALDPDSRIAVERAVSELRRACLVFLGSDRSAKEQSHLVLSAENADHEAMTALRQNGQEQDVCLLLSAPRAEALGLVSEADAPLALDCTGLALEDIVQLANPADGSKDSAPHDREDLAARIRPFPQASAEAALELTKLARLLPAALIRPVGQKPEGMLSVSPSQIRHYRGTAALMMKQVASAQVPLLGAENTRIVAFRPADGGREHLAIVVGSPSDEYPVLTRLHSECFTGDLLRSLRCDCGDQLRGAIEAMTAEGAGILLYLAQEGRGIGLVNKLRAYRLQDQGADTLEANEALGFDADERVYEPAAEMLKHLGFTRIRLLTNNPDKVSDLARHGITVEDRVTHSFPSNGHNEAYLDTKARRFGHMFEI from the coding sequence ATGAATGAATTCCCGGTGAACAGTCCCCTAAGCGGTCCGGATGCGCTCGATCCCGACTCCAGGATCGCCGTGGAGCGCGCTGTTTCCGAATTGCGCCGCGCCTGCCTGGTCTTCCTCGGGAGTGACAGGAGCGCCAAAGAACAGAGCCACCTGGTGCTTTCTGCCGAAAACGCAGACCACGAGGCAATGACGGCGCTGCGCCAGAACGGCCAAGAACAGGATGTTTGCTTGCTCCTGTCCGCCCCACGTGCCGAAGCACTCGGCCTCGTCAGCGAAGCGGACGCCCCACTGGCGCTCGACTGCACAGGGCTGGCCCTTGAGGATATCGTGCAACTGGCCAATCCCGCTGATGGCAGCAAGGATTCGGCGCCCCACGATCGCGAGGACCTGGCCGCGCGCATACGGCCCTTTCCGCAGGCATCGGCAGAAGCCGCGCTGGAACTGACAAAGCTTGCCCGCCTGCTGCCCGCAGCCTTGATACGGCCGGTCGGACAAAAGCCCGAAGGCATGCTGTCCGTTTCTCCCTCCCAGATACGACATTACCGCGGCACTGCCGCACTGATGATGAAACAGGTGGCTTCGGCCCAAGTGCCCCTGCTGGGCGCTGAGAATACCCGGATCGTTGCATTTCGCCCGGCCGACGGTGGACGTGAACACCTTGCCATCGTCGTGGGCAGCCCGAGTGATGAGTATCCCGTCCTGACCCGCCTGCATTCGGAATGCTTCACAGGTGATCTGCTGCGCTCGCTGCGCTGCGATTGCGGCGACCAGCTGCGCGGGGCGATAGAAGCCATGACGGCGGAAGGTGCCGGGATCCTGCTCTATCTGGCCCAGGAAGGCCGTGGCATCGGTCTTGTCAACAAGCTGCGCGCCTATCGCCTGCAGGACCAGGGGGCCGACACCCTGGAAGCCAACGAGGCCCTGGGCTTCGATGCCGACGAACGCGTCTACGAGCCGGCGGCGGAAATGCTGAAGCATCTGGGTTTCACACGGATCCGCCTGCTGACCAACAATCCTGACAAGGTGAGCGACCTGGCGCGTCACGGCATCACGGTCGAGGATCGTGTGACCCACAGCTTTCCATCCAACGGCCACAATGAAGCCTATCTGGACACCAAGGCGCGACGCTTTGGACACATGTTCGAAATCTAG
- the ccmA gene encoding heme ABC exporter ATP-binding protein CcmA, protein MSTAPHSPAQQHPSTQPNRLEGVALDCLRSGWPVFCDLHFHLESGDLLLLTGPNGSGKSSLLRILAGLLPPSGGDLLWNEAPLHGGDSQSPGIGYVGHRNAIKANLTLQEDLAFWARFHGQPQHRILDALEAFDLKSLAARPGRVLSSGQGRRLALARLKVAQMPLWLLDEPLVGLDKAAVLALRNEIEQHRRNGGVVVLATHQDIWPVEEQRLDLSAFAVTPERLRELES, encoded by the coding sequence ATGAGCACGGCCCCGCATTCCCCTGCACAGCAGCACCCCTCGACCCAGCCCAACCGGCTGGAGGGCGTCGCCCTGGATTGCCTGCGCAGCGGTTGGCCGGTCTTCTGCGACCTTCATTTCCACCTGGAAAGCGGTGACCTGCTGCTGCTGACCGGCCCGAACGGCAGCGGCAAGTCCAGCCTTCTGCGAATTCTGGCCGGCCTTCTGCCTCCATCCGGCGGGGATCTTCTATGGAACGAGGCACCGCTGCATGGCGGAGACAGCCAATCCCCCGGTATCGGCTATGTCGGTCACCGCAATGCCATCAAGGCCAACCTGACACTTCAGGAGGACCTGGCCTTCTGGGCGCGTTTCCATGGACAGCCGCAGCACCGGATCCTCGATGCTCTGGAGGCCTTTGACCTGAAATCCCTGGCCGCCAGGCCAGGGCGGGTACTTTCCTCGGGCCAGGGACGACGCCTGGCACTGGCGCGCCTGAAAGTCGCGCAAATGCCGCTGTGGCTTCTGGACGAACCCCTGGTGGGGCTGGACAAGGCTGCGGTCCTGGCCCTGCGCAACGAGATCGAGCAGCATCGCCGCAACGGAGGGGTCGTCGTACTGGCCACCCATCAGGACATCTGGCCCGTCGAGGAACAGCGCCTGGACCTGAGCGCTTTCGCCGTCACGCCGGAGCGGTTGCGGGAACTGGAGTCATGA